A window of the Glaciimonas sp. CA11.2 genome harbors these coding sequences:
- a CDS encoding DUF3717 domain-containing protein, with protein sequence MNISLQELEEAINYWRLQRPAIGEECALSPEVNALATVYALMIFNQISTVSLDTIDGIAQKLIAAWRNQRAA encoded by the coding sequence ATGAACATTTCGCTACAGGAACTCGAAGAAGCCATTAATTATTGGCGTTTGCAACGCCCAGCGATTGGTGAGGAATGCGCGTTGTCACCCGAGGTCAACGCGTTGGCGACCGTCTATGCATTGATGATTTTCAATCAGATATCGACTGTTTCGCTGGATACGATCGACGGCATTGCGCAAAAGCTGATCGCAGCCTGGCGAAATCAGCGAGCGGCTTGA
- a CDS encoding HlyD family secretion protein codes for MPLFREQAIAAQQANYLNGIILIRPLSMSVLTGCAFILALLLGAFLTWGSYTRHSTVTGQLIPTSGFIKVYAMQPGIVVEKRVTEDSNVIAGEVLYVLSGERDSSSGGPTQAAISAAVIQRQVSLQSELQAMRSLQQQERGALIIKITGTDAQRQNLAGQIDGQRARVALAQLTEARYHGLLKQDFISQEQWQQKQEELLDQRNRQQSLERDRISVVIELAAQRNALGALSLQQQNQSAQIERSLSNASQELSESEARRRLVVKAPQAGRVTAVLAEMGQTIDPTHPLLSIVPSGVSLRAELYAPSRSIGFVRVGDQVSLRYSAYPYQKFGHQRGTVETVALTTLSGSELGGTASGAKEPLYRITVALQNQSVRAYGSPQPLLAGMSLEADIAQEKRHLYEWVLEPLYTLIGKR; via the coding sequence ATGCCTCTATTTCGAGAACAAGCGATAGCCGCTCAACAGGCTAACTATCTGAATGGAATCATATTGATTCGACCGCTGTCAATGTCAGTTCTGACAGGTTGCGCATTCATACTGGCGTTGCTGCTCGGAGCGTTTTTGACTTGGGGCAGTTATACCCGTCACAGCACCGTAACGGGCCAATTAATTCCAACGTCCGGTTTTATCAAAGTCTATGCAATGCAGCCCGGCATCGTGGTCGAAAAGCGGGTGACCGAGGACAGTAATGTCATCGCTGGCGAAGTGTTGTACGTATTGTCGGGCGAGCGCGACAGCAGTAGCGGTGGCCCTACACAAGCGGCTATCAGCGCCGCAGTAATACAACGACAGGTCAGTCTGCAAAGCGAGTTACAAGCCATGCGAAGTTTGCAGCAGCAAGAGCGTGGCGCATTAATCATCAAGATTACTGGCACGGATGCGCAACGTCAAAATCTTGCTGGTCAGATCGACGGTCAGCGCGCCCGTGTCGCACTTGCGCAACTGACAGAAGCGCGATATCACGGCTTGCTGAAACAGGATTTTATTTCTCAGGAACAGTGGCAGCAAAAGCAGGAAGAATTGCTTGATCAGCGCAATCGCCAGCAAAGTCTGGAGCGTGATCGTATAAGCGTTGTGATCGAACTTGCGGCGCAACGGAATGCACTTGGCGCTTTGTCTTTGCAGCAGCAGAATCAGTCAGCACAGATCGAGCGTAGCTTAAGTAACGCCTCGCAGGAATTGAGCGAAAGTGAAGCGCGTCGGCGGTTGGTAGTTAAGGCCCCTCAAGCGGGGAGGGTAACTGCAGTGTTGGCCGAAATGGGACAAACCATAGACCCGACCCACCCCTTGCTCAGCATCGTCCCATCGGGCGTTAGTTTGCGCGCTGAGCTTTATGCGCCGAGCCGCTCAATCGGTTTTGTGCGCGTCGGTGATCAGGTGTCGTTGCGTTACTCAGCTTATCCCTATCAAAAATTTGGACATCAACGCGGTACCGTAGAAACGGTGGCGCTCACTACTTTATCTGGGAGCGAATTGGGCGGCACCGCCAGCGGTGCAAAAGAGCCCTTGTACCGTATCACCGTGGCATTGCAAAACCAATCCGTACGCGCCTATGGAAGTCCGCAACCATTGCTGGCGGGTATGTCGCTAGAGGCCGATATCGCGCAAGAAAAAAGACATTTGTATGAATGGGTGCTTGAGCCGTTATATACATTGATAGGAAAACGCTGA
- a CDS encoding TolC family protein, translating into MNSQSMTTGRNAIRMAVWMCYLTVFAAKSCLAIDFLHDPFGVNVAVSPTIDKNMALAGVCGGLTLPTVLTMAEAVSRSLCNNPQTAQSWAGVKAQAASVGSAQAAYLPHLNASANVAKVANRITIPDYPAASSALSARSSDVNLSLNWVLYDFGLRAANLESARQLLNAAVAAQDDVLQTVFLSTATSFNAAQAAQAGLLAAQDAEQAAAQSYRAAQAKYVAGAGSLADKLLAQTASASAVVQRVRADGDWQTALGGLASVMGLRPDTPLQLADIGMEAEDVGPAPVFEKAVGELIEAALSVHPKIIAARARLQSAQAQEEAAQAQGKPTLSLYMTGDRSDTPINQVASRQINNSRSIGLQINIPLLDGISRNYQARGAQAGVESAAAELAETQRVVALEVGNSAKSLHTETESAKATLILIQSAQQSMVVAQGRYKAGVGTMLELLKAQSELAAAGQQRIIALTRGQTARLRLAASLARLRMDVL; encoded by the coding sequence ATGAATAGCCAAAGCATGACGACAGGTCGGAATGCCATACGGATGGCAGTATGGATGTGTTATCTGACAGTGTTTGCCGCAAAGTCATGTTTGGCGATAGATTTTTTGCATGATCCTTTTGGTGTGAACGTCGCTGTCTCACCAACCATTGACAAGAACATGGCTTTAGCTGGTGTATGTGGCGGGCTGACTTTGCCGACGGTATTAACGATGGCCGAAGCTGTCAGTCGCAGCCTGTGTAATAACCCGCAAACCGCTCAGAGTTGGGCCGGTGTGAAAGCGCAGGCTGCTTCTGTCGGCAGCGCTCAAGCGGCGTATCTGCCACACCTGAATGCCAGTGCGAATGTAGCGAAAGTGGCTAACCGGATTACGATTCCCGACTATCCTGCAGCTTCTAGTGCGCTGAGTGCGCGCAGTAGTGACGTGAACTTAAGCTTGAACTGGGTGTTATATGACTTCGGACTGCGCGCTGCTAATCTGGAGAGTGCGCGCCAGTTGCTAAATGCTGCGGTGGCAGCGCAAGATGATGTGTTGCAAACTGTGTTTTTAAGCACGGCGACCAGTTTCAACGCAGCACAAGCAGCGCAAGCCGGGTTATTGGCAGCTCAGGATGCGGAGCAGGCAGCGGCACAGAGCTATCGCGCGGCCCAAGCTAAATACGTGGCAGGAGCCGGCTCTCTTGCCGATAAGTTGCTGGCGCAAACCGCTTCTGCGTCGGCCGTGGTGCAACGCGTTCGCGCTGACGGCGACTGGCAGACTGCATTAGGTGGTTTGGCGAGTGTTATGGGCCTGCGCCCCGATACGCCGTTGCAGTTGGCGGACATCGGCATGGAGGCGGAAGATGTTGGGCCAGCGCCGGTTTTTGAGAAAGCTGTTGGAGAGTTGATCGAGGCGGCGTTGAGCGTGCATCCAAAAATTATTGCGGCGCGAGCGCGGTTGCAATCGGCGCAAGCGCAGGAGGAAGCAGCGCAGGCGCAAGGAAAACCGACGCTGTCGCTGTATATGACGGGTGATCGAAGCGATACGCCTATCAACCAAGTGGCGTCTCGGCAGATCAATAATAGTCGCAGTATCGGCTTGCAGATCAATATTCCATTGCTTGATGGTATCAGTCGCAACTATCAGGCACGCGGCGCGCAAGCGGGCGTTGAAAGCGCTGCTGCGGAGTTGGCAGAGACGCAGCGAGTGGTGGCGCTAGAAGTCGGGAACAGCGCCAAGAGTTTGCACACTGAAACAGAGAGCGCAAAAGCAACATTGATATTGATTCAGAGTGCGCAGCAGTCGATGGTCGTGGCGCAAGGCAGATACAAGGCGGGCGTCGGTACCATGTTGGAACTATTAAAGGCGCAGAGCGAACTGGCCGCTGCTGGGCAGCAGCGTATTATTGCGCTAACGCGAGGACAAACTGCGCGCCTCAGATTGGCAGCCAGCCTGGCACGCTTACGGATGGACGTTCTATAA
- the phaP gene encoding TIGR01841 family phasin (Members of this family are phasins (small proteins associated with inclusions such as PHA granules). Note that several different families of phasins have been named PhaP despite very little sequence similarity to each other.) encodes MFSFQEQFSAATKAHFEAQLALLNTLTTKAFEGVEKVIELNMNATKASMEESSVSAKQLLGAKDAQEFMSISASQAKPSAEKAAAYGRHLQGIATGTQNELTKAAEVQIAETSRRINALIDEVSKNAPAGSENAIAILKSVIGNANAGYEQLTKSAKQAVETLEANVNNATTQFAQTAEKAARAATPKK; translated from the coding sequence ATGTTTTCATTTCAAGAGCAGTTTTCCGCAGCCACTAAAGCCCATTTCGAAGCGCAACTCGCACTATTGAACACGCTGACTACTAAAGCATTCGAAGGCGTTGAAAAAGTTATCGAATTGAACATGAATGCAACTAAAGCGTCGATGGAAGAGTCGAGCGTTTCGGCCAAGCAATTGTTGGGCGCGAAAGATGCGCAAGAATTTATGTCGATATCGGCATCACAAGCTAAGCCAAGCGCAGAAAAAGCAGCCGCTTACGGTCGTCATTTGCAAGGTATCGCTACTGGTACACAAAATGAATTGACTAAAGCAGCAGAAGTACAAATTGCAGAAACCAGCCGCCGTATTAACGCGTTGATTGATGAAGTTAGCAAGAACGCTCCAGCAGGTTCGGAAAATGCAATCGCGATTCTGAAGTCTGTCATTGGCAACGCTAACGCTGGTTACGAGCAATTGACTAAGTCAGCTAAGCAAGCCGTTGAAACATTGGAAGCTAATGTAAATAACGCAACAACTCAGTTTGCACAAACAGCTGAAAAAGCTGCGCGCGCCGCAACGCCTAAGAAATAA
- a CDS encoding M15 family metallopeptidase — protein sequence MNRLTTTLTLRLLPSLRLLPHLILTLSCVVAAGAEVSTDRPAMVAPDDVNCARLKSTRVMRPGAPVNCSQLQIVRFSYIGFDDRLHNDGEVMVMAAVAPEVRTIFSLLLARRFPLAGAHLMNSYLGDDDASMADNNTSAFNYRPITGGGAPSLHAYGLAIDINPLQNPYLLRSGNGRVDVSPAAGKAYVARLPLRPGMVDDQVVQIFAAHGFPIWGGDWRKPIDYQHFQVSRKTAEHLAKLGLKEGRTYFENSIQAYQSCLVRNRKMSESKRFCTLAE from the coding sequence GTGAACCGATTAACAACAACGTTGACATTGCGATTGTTGCCATCGCTAAGGCTGCTTCCCCACCTCATTCTTACCCTGAGTTGCGTGGTTGCGGCTGGCGCTGAAGTGTCGACAGATCGTCCGGCAATGGTGGCGCCTGACGATGTCAACTGCGCGCGTCTTAAAAGTACACGCGTCATGCGACCGGGCGCGCCTGTGAATTGCTCCCAATTGCAAATAGTGCGTTTCTCTTATATCGGCTTCGATGATCGCTTACACAATGACGGAGAAGTCATGGTGATGGCGGCGGTTGCGCCGGAGGTGCGCACTATTTTCTCGCTATTGCTGGCACGCCGCTTTCCTTTGGCCGGTGCGCATTTGATGAATAGTTATCTTGGGGATGACGATGCGTCGATGGCCGATAATAATACCTCCGCTTTCAACTATCGGCCGATAACCGGCGGTGGTGCACCGTCGTTACACGCATACGGTTTGGCGATTGATATTAATCCTCTACAAAATCCCTATTTGCTCCGCTCTGGCAATGGAAGGGTGGATGTTAGTCCAGCGGCCGGGAAGGCGTATGTAGCGCGTTTACCATTAAGACCTGGAATGGTCGACGATCAGGTAGTCCAGATTTTTGCCGCGCATGGATTCCCGATTTGGGGCGGCGATTGGCGTAAACCGATTGATTATCAGCATTTTCAAGTGAGCAGAAAGACCGCGGAACACCTGGCCAAATTGGGACTCAAAGAAGGACGCACGTATTTTGAAAATAGCATCCAGGCCTATCAAAGCTGCTTAGTGCGAAACCGGAAAATGTCCGAATCTAAAAGATTTTGTACCCTTGCAGAATAG
- the rbsD gene encoding D-ribose pyranase → MKKTPLLNIALSQLIASLGHGDMVVIGDAGLPVPSGVPLIDLALTHGVPGFIETVKTILSEMQVEHHVVGDALAHKSPHLAAQLESFGLPDKRVLSHTEFKKLTQGARAIVRTGECTPYANIILVAGVVF, encoded by the coding sequence ATGAAAAAAACACCATTACTGAATATTGCCCTGTCGCAGTTGATCGCCTCGCTTGGTCATGGTGACATGGTCGTGATTGGCGACGCTGGACTGCCAGTCCCATCCGGCGTTCCGCTAATTGATTTGGCGCTCACGCATGGGGTGCCCGGATTCATCGAAACCGTGAAGACAATATTGAGTGAAATGCAGGTGGAACATCACGTTGTAGGAGACGCGCTGGCGCATAAAAGTCCGCATTTGGCAGCCCAGCTTGAGAGTTTTGGTTTGCCCGATAAGCGCGTGTTATCGCATACAGAGTTCAAAAAACTGACGCAAGGTGCGCGTGCTATCGTCCGGACTGGTGAATGCACGCCATACGCCAATATCATTTTGGTGGCTGGCGTTGTATTTTGA
- a CDS encoding B12-binding domain-containing radical SAM protein — MTILLSTLNARYSHASLGLRYLQANMGALREQTHLHEFVIGAKTTDIVEKLIAHKATDGSTTIIGFGVYIWNIEECTKVVAMLKCVAPEIVIVLGGPEVSYESEQQQIVKLADYLVTGWGDITFPDLCQQIINGPKPLMKTHIGKQPPMEDIALPYSLYSDHDIAHRTLYVEASRGCPFKCEFCLSALDKTAWPFALDNFLAELESLHARGARLFKFVDRTFNLNVKTSLKILQFFLDKLAANPDDPVFAHFELVPDHLPDALKEAITKFPAGALQFEIGIQSFNPEVQALVSRKQNNQKAADNIRWLITESHAHLHVDLIAGLPGEDVDSFAQGFDKLVALEPHEIQFGILKRLRGTPIIRHTQTFGLVFDPHPPYTILATNLIDFATMQRLVRFSRYWDLVANSGRFSHTLPIILGDTPFFSFMAFSDWLYGKTDATHRIAMDRLAGLVGQWLRLQGLSDATVNAVLSTDYAGQPPKLPNTPKPSIAKEHAPTVAPQRQARHLTA; from the coding sequence ATGACCATCCTGTTGTCCACTTTAAACGCGCGTTACTCCCACGCCTCGCTCGGCTTACGTTACCTGCAAGCCAATATGGGCGCACTGCGTGAGCAAACCCATCTCCACGAATTCGTCATCGGTGCAAAAACCACTGACATCGTCGAAAAACTGATAGCCCACAAGGCCACCGATGGCAGCACCACCATTATCGGATTTGGCGTCTACATCTGGAACATCGAAGAGTGCACCAAGGTAGTAGCGATGCTGAAATGTGTCGCTCCCGAGATCGTGATCGTACTTGGCGGCCCGGAAGTATCTTATGAGTCAGAACAGCAACAGATCGTCAAACTGGCTGATTACCTGGTCACCGGATGGGGCGACATCACCTTCCCCGACCTTTGTCAGCAAATCATTAACGGCCCCAAACCGCTGATGAAAACGCATATCGGCAAACAGCCGCCGATGGAAGATATCGCCCTGCCGTATTCACTTTACAGTGACCATGACATCGCCCACCGCACCCTGTATGTCGAAGCCTCGCGCGGCTGCCCGTTCAAGTGTGAATTTTGCTTATCGGCACTGGATAAAACCGCGTGGCCATTCGCGCTCGACAATTTTCTGGCCGAGCTGGAATCACTGCATGCGCGTGGTGCGCGCTTGTTCAAATTCGTCGACCGTACTTTTAATCTCAATGTCAAAACCAGTCTCAAGATTCTGCAATTTTTTCTCGATAAACTAGCTGCAAATCCAGATGATCCGGTGTTCGCTCATTTTGAATTAGTCCCCGATCATTTGCCGGATGCGTTGAAAGAGGCAATTACCAAATTTCCCGCCGGTGCACTGCAATTTGAAATCGGTATCCAAAGCTTTAATCCGGAAGTCCAGGCGCTGGTCAGCCGCAAACAAAATAACCAGAAAGCTGCCGACAATATCCGCTGGCTGATTACTGAATCACACGCCCATTTACACGTCGATTTGATCGCAGGTCTGCCCGGCGAAGATGTCGACAGTTTTGCACAGGGCTTCGACAAACTGGTGGCGCTGGAACCGCACGAAATCCAGTTCGGCATCTTAAAACGTTTGCGCGGCACGCCCATCATTCGCCATACCCAGACTTTCGGACTGGTCTTTGATCCACATCCGCCGTACACCATTCTCGCCACCAACCTGATCGACTTTGCCACCATGCAGCGACTAGTCCGGTTTTCACGTTATTGGGATCTGGTGGCCAATTCTGGACGTTTTTCCCACACGCTGCCGATCATTCTCGGCGATACGCCATTCTTTAGTTTTATGGCGTTTTCGGATTGGCTGTATGGAAAAACCGATGCGACACATCGGATCGCGATGGACCGATTGGCGGGATTAGTCGGCCAATGGTTGCGCTTGCAAGGCTTGAGTGACGCGACGGTGAACGCGGTACTCAGTACGGATTACGCCGGTCAACCGCCAAAACTACCCAATACGCCAAAGCCGAGCATCGCCAAAGAGCATGCACCAACAGTTGCACCGCAGCGGCAAGCGCGACATTTGACGGCTTAA
- a CDS encoding peptidase domain-containing ABC transporter: MMMVAPLSFGFATSLPLILQTESAECGLACVAMVAGYHGYRSDLATLRQRFPVSLKGSTLSDLIHVATQLSMASRPIKLDLDALDQLRLPCVLHWNFNHFVVLQKVGRRTVTIHDPATGIRTCTLEELSNAFTGVALECWPDPGFKTAEETKRVRLRDLLGHVSGLYRSFGQIILLSLALETFALVSPFFMQWVIDNVLISSDHDLLLTLALGFGFLLVLQQLIGLVRSWATMYMSTTLNVQWQGNVLSHLLRLPIDWFQKRHLGDVVSRFGAVGVIQRTLTISFLEALLDGVMATLTLTLMFLYSPLLAWIAVGAMVLYRLVRWAWFAPLRRATEEQIIHAAVQQTHFLETIRGVKTIKLFQRGDARRVGWLGLLVDQINADLRTQKLNLLYKSLNGMIFGIENILIISLGAKLIMEGNFSVGVLIAFVAYKGQFDSRVSSLIDKWVEVKMLKLQGERLSDIVLQKPEPMATNDENPDGLPATLEVINVRFRYSERERDVLSDVSFMVRAGESVAIAGPSGGGKTTLMNILLGVLTPTEGEVLIGGRNLERVGLSTLRGMVATVLQDDVLFAGSITDNICFFDPAADREWIGECARLAAIHDDIVAMPMAYNTMVGDMGTVLSGGQKQRVLLARALYKRPKILFLDEATSHLDIARERLVNDAVKSLHITRVIIAHRPETIASADRVLILEDGKLTQQPPAQPA, encoded by the coding sequence TTGATGATGGTGGCCCCGCTGTCCTTTGGTTTTGCTACGTCGTTGCCGCTGATCTTACAAACCGAAAGCGCCGAATGCGGCCTTGCGTGCGTTGCGATGGTGGCTGGCTATCATGGTTATCGGAGCGATTTGGCGACATTACGGCAACGCTTCCCGGTTTCGTTAAAAGGGTCAACATTAAGTGATTTGATCCACGTCGCGACCCAATTATCGATGGCGTCGCGCCCGATCAAGCTTGACCTTGATGCGCTTGACCAGTTACGCCTGCCGTGTGTGCTGCATTGGAATTTTAATCATTTTGTCGTGTTGCAAAAGGTGGGGCGCCGCACAGTGACGATACACGATCCGGCAACAGGCATCCGCACCTGCACGCTGGAGGAGCTGTCGAATGCTTTCACTGGTGTGGCGCTGGAATGTTGGCCAGATCCCGGATTTAAGACAGCGGAAGAAACCAAGCGTGTGCGTTTGCGCGATTTGTTGGGACATGTCAGCGGCTTATACCGATCGTTCGGTCAGATTATTTTGCTGTCGCTGGCGCTTGAAACATTTGCACTGGTGAGCCCGTTCTTTATGCAGTGGGTGATCGATAATGTACTGATATCGTCGGATCATGATTTGTTACTAACGCTGGCATTGGGGTTCGGATTTTTGCTGGTACTGCAGCAATTGATTGGCCTGGTCCGCAGTTGGGCAACGATGTATATGAGCACGACACTCAATGTGCAGTGGCAAGGTAACGTCTTATCGCATTTGCTGCGCTTACCGATTGATTGGTTTCAGAAACGCCATCTGGGTGATGTCGTGTCGCGCTTCGGTGCAGTCGGCGTCATTCAACGCACACTGACGATCTCCTTTCTGGAGGCGCTGCTTGATGGCGTAATGGCGACGTTAACGCTGACGCTCATGTTTCTCTATAGTCCTTTGCTGGCATGGATTGCAGTCGGTGCGATGGTGTTATATAGACTAGTGCGCTGGGCCTGGTTTGCGCCACTGCGGCGAGCAACTGAAGAACAAATCATTCACGCTGCTGTTCAGCAGACACATTTTTTGGAGACCATACGCGGCGTTAAAACCATCAAGTTGTTTCAGCGCGGTGATGCGCGACGTGTGGGTTGGCTGGGATTGCTGGTCGATCAGATCAATGCGGATCTGCGCACCCAAAAGCTTAACCTGCTTTACAAATCGCTCAATGGCATGATCTTCGGCATCGAAAATATTTTGATCATCAGTCTTGGAGCAAAGCTAATCATGGAGGGAAATTTCAGCGTCGGTGTGCTGATTGCTTTCGTTGCCTATAAAGGACAATTCGATTCGCGCGTGAGTTCGCTCATCGATAAATGGGTCGAGGTCAAGATGCTGAAACTGCAAGGAGAACGACTGTCGGATATTGTGTTGCAAAAGCCGGAACCGATGGCGACCAACGATGAAAATCCGGATGGACTACCCGCAACGCTGGAGGTAATAAATGTGCGCTTTCGCTACAGTGAGCGCGAGCGCGACGTACTGAGTGACGTATCGTTCATGGTTCGAGCCGGAGAGTCTGTGGCTATCGCTGGTCCGTCCGGTGGCGGCAAGACGACGCTAATGAATATTTTGTTAGGCGTGCTGACGCCGACCGAGGGCGAGGTGCTGATAGGAGGGCGCAACCTTGAGCGGGTGGGTCTGTCTACTTTGCGCGGTATGGTCGCTACGGTGTTACAGGACGATGTTTTGTTCGCCGGATCGATAACTGACAATATCTGTTTTTTTGATCCTGCGGCGGATCGGGAGTGGATCGGAGAGTGCGCGAGGCTGGCGGCAATTCATGATGACATTGTCGCTATGCCTATGGCTTACAACACAATGGTGGGTGATATGGGAACGGTGTTGTCGGGCGGTCAAAAACAGCGCGTGTTGCTGGCGCGTGCTTTATATAAGCGGCCGAAGATATTGTTTCTCGATGAGGCCACCAGCCATCTGGATATCGCCCGTGAACGGCTGGTTAATGATGCGGTTAAATCGCTGCACATTACACGGGTGATTATCGCTCATCGACCAGAAACAATCGCATCAGCCGACCGCGTGTTAATACTTGAAGACGGCAAACTGACGCAGCAGCCACCGGCACAACCGGCATGA
- a CDS encoding ABC transporter substrate-binding protein, whose translation MTLALTPAIRDAFTPTGKLRASINLGNPILAHADDAQGAQGVSVDLAREFAALLGAELELIVFDTAGKSVEAVAAEQADIGFFAIDPVRGADIAFTAAYVLIEGFYLVKQDSPITSNAQVDIAQNRIVVGKGSAYDLYLTRELKQATIVRAPSSPTVVDTFLKERAEVAAGVKQQLESDAARAGGLRLLDQRFMVIQQAMGLPKSRNADAATFLSDFVEQMKSCGFVAAALKRHGIKGASVAGPVAYSIAD comes from the coding sequence ATGACCTTGGCGCTGACACCGGCAATCCGAGACGCTTTTACGCCTACCGGAAAATTACGTGCTTCGATCAACCTCGGCAATCCAATTCTGGCGCATGCGGATGACGCACAAGGCGCACAAGGCGTTTCAGTCGATCTTGCCAGAGAATTCGCAGCATTACTCGGTGCAGAACTAGAGTTGATTGTATTCGACACAGCCGGGAAGTCGGTCGAGGCGGTCGCGGCCGAACAAGCTGACATCGGATTTTTTGCCATTGATCCGGTGCGTGGCGCCGACATTGCCTTCACTGCCGCGTATGTCCTGATTGAAGGTTTTTATTTGGTGAAGCAAGATTCGCCAATCACCTCCAACGCGCAAGTCGATATCGCTCAGAACCGCATAGTCGTAGGCAAAGGCAGTGCTTATGATCTGTATTTAACCCGCGAACTAAAGCAAGCGACCATCGTGCGCGCACCGTCGTCACCCACCGTGGTCGACACTTTTTTGAAGGAGCGCGCGGAGGTTGCCGCGGGAGTCAAGCAACAGTTAGAATCCGATGCGGCGCGGGCTGGTGGCCTGCGTCTACTCGACCAGCGTTTCATGGTGATTCAACAGGCGATGGGTCTACCAAAAAGTCGCAATGCCGATGCGGCAACATTTCTCAGTGATTTCGTCGAGCAAATGAAATCGTGCGGATTCGTCGCCGCTGCCCTCAAACGTCACGGCATCAAAGGCGCGTCGGTTGCTGGTCCAGTTGCCTACTCAATCGCGGACTAA
- a CDS encoding patatin-like phospholipase family protein, protein MTSKVTSKRAASVASPLKATTSGATKVIPAKGMKKVDKPAIAKAVIKADTAPSSKASIKRSIKDGSKAGVESTTKPSNESGSKPVTRPTTKPAASPRIVLVLQGGGALGAYQAGVYQAMHEHNMTPDWVVGTSIGAINAAIIAGNSRELRLARLKEFWDSVSHKDLVDMAQVPDAARKSSTWWTTLDTVLRGVPGFFKPRHINPFALGLPVEPEQASFYDTAPLGETLARLVDLDFLNCPDSIRLTVSAMKVTTGELVCFDSDQRKIGIEHVMASGALPPGFAPVRVDGDLYWDGGLYSNTPLEIVLDDQDDRPDKPRVDTICLMVDLWSAEGEEPRTLDEVETRQKDVTFASRSQRHIENYLLNHQLRRTARALYEKLPAEERSKADLKQFAGLADTSTIHLVRLRYSGHDWNMASKDVNFSRGSVQWRWEQGYQDALKAIQSATVGMFGRTDAGLVIHDLIEVPA, encoded by the coding sequence ATGACCAGTAAAGTTACGAGTAAACGTGCTGCTAGCGTGGCATCTCCCCTTAAAGCGACAACCTCTGGCGCAACCAAGGTCATTCCTGCTAAGGGTATGAAAAAAGTCGATAAACCGGCTATCGCAAAGGCAGTTATCAAGGCCGATACCGCACCAAGCTCCAAGGCCAGCATTAAACGAAGCATCAAGGACGGCAGCAAAGCAGGAGTTGAATCGACGACCAAGCCGAGTAATGAGTCAGGTAGTAAGCCAGTCACGAGGCCGACAACTAAACCAGCCGCGAGTCCCCGCATTGTATTGGTGTTGCAGGGCGGTGGCGCATTAGGTGCATATCAGGCTGGCGTCTATCAAGCCATGCACGAACACAACATGACGCCGGATTGGGTGGTGGGTACTTCCATTGGCGCAATCAATGCCGCTATTATTGCCGGTAACTCGCGGGAGTTAAGACTCGCACGCTTAAAAGAATTCTGGGATTCGGTCTCGCATAAAGATCTGGTGGACATGGCGCAAGTGCCGGATGCTGCGCGCAAGTCCAGTACCTGGTGGACAACGTTAGATACGGTGTTACGCGGCGTGCCGGGTTTTTTTAAGCCGCGCCACATTAACCCATTCGCGCTGGGTTTACCGGTAGAGCCGGAACAAGCAAGTTTCTATGACACAGCGCCGTTAGGCGAGACTCTGGCGCGATTGGTTGATCTGGATTTTCTGAACTGTCCCGACAGTATTCGGCTAACGGTCAGTGCCATGAAGGTGACGACTGGCGAATTGGTCTGTTTTGACTCCGATCAGCGCAAAATCGGTATCGAACACGTAATGGCTAGTGGCGCGTTGCCACCCGGTTTCGCCCCGGTGCGCGTGGATGGCGACTTGTATTGGGATGGCGGTTTGTACTCGAATACACCTTTGGAAATCGTGCTCGATGATCAGGATGATCGGCCCGATAAACCGCGGGTTGATACGATCTGCCTGATGGTGGATCTCTGGAGTGCAGAAGGTGAAGAGCCGCGCACCCTCGATGAGGTTGAAACGCGCCAGAAGGATGTGACATTTGCATCTCGATCACAGCGCCACATTGAAAACTATTTACTCAATCATCAGTTACGCCGCACAGCGCGGGCGTTATATGAAAAATTACCAGCAGAAGAGCGGAGCAAAGCCGATCTCAAACAATTTGCTGGCCTCGCCGACACCAGCACCATCCATTTGGTGCGGCTACGCTATTCCGGTCATGATTGGAATATGGCCTCGAAGGACGTTAATTTTTCGCGTGGTTCGGTGCAATGGCGTTGGGAGCAAGGCTATCAAGATGCATTGAAGGCGATACAAAGTGCAACAGTCGGCATGTTTGGCAGAACCGATGCAGGGCTGGTGATCCATGATCTGATTGAGGTCCCCGCTTGA